In Planococcus citri chromosome 4, ihPlaCitr1.1, whole genome shotgun sequence, the genomic window ACAAAATAAGcaaactacctacatattacagTATCCAATCCATTATACTCGTAGACATGCTATCTTACAATGTATAAGGACTAACTAATGATTAAAATCAATAGTTTTGACGTTCGCTGGCCTACTTTACTAATCTCATTTTTACCTACAGGGCCCGTATTTCCGAACCTGATCTGTACACTATTCACTACCCAAGGATGTAACGCAGGTTGCGGAATCGTTGCCAAAATATACGGAAACGAAAGCACCGGATACTGCAACGATCAAAACATTTGTGTTTGTGATCCTTCTGAAAACCTAACTTTGGATGACTTATGGGACCGAAAGTTCGACAGCAAGGTTGTTTTGCCTCAGGTCAAACTCGACTCAGAACTCTCCAAACAAGTATTCGAGATACTAAAAGCATCCTTCATGTCATCCGAAGAGACCAAAGCAGCGTTAGAATCCGTTTTACCAACCGAGTACCAAAATATTCGCATCAAGACTAAAGTGCCTTCTACCAAAATAGTCCAACCTGAGAGGAAATTCAATAAAGAAGAagccaaaaaatacacaacTCTCAAGTTACGATCGTTCATAAATAAAGAATTTCCAAAAGACATCGATTACAAGAAATCTCTCAACGAAGCTTTGGAAAACGCTCCGGATGAATTAGCTTTTCAACACTTGGTACATGATGTTCGTCGTACGCATAATCCCATATTAGGAAAAGTGGTCGATGAGTTCTTGCAGTTGAGTCAAGAGGACGAACAGCCAATGGATGAAAAAGAGGAAGACCTTGAAGAATTCGTCGATAATCATATCATCAACGAACTCATAAAAGCCACTCGAGCCAAAGCTAAGAGTCCTGGTACACCTCCAGCAGCCAACTCAAAAGGACCATCCAAACCAGGCCAAAAATCCATCAAACCACCTATCAGTCAAAACTCTGGTGGCCCTCGCCCACCTCAAAATCCACCTCTATTTTCTTCTGTAACCGTTGACTACACACTACCAAAGTCTACCATCAACAAAACAGTCATAGATAATTTCCGCAACCCAGTTGATAAAACCTGGACAGGACCCAATTACGATGTTCGTTTTAAGCGTGTATCTCCTTCAGGCGATACTCAACTTTGGTGGAGAAAAGATAACGATGAGGTTTACCTACACAGACATGCAGATGGAGCTGTCGACCAAAACTGGAATTTCGGTGGTAAAGTGTTCATTGGATTATATCGAGATATCGATAGAACTCAAATACAGAGTTGGGAATTCGACAAAACTAGACTGGACTACGACAGGTCTCCAAATGGTACACCTCATCGAGTTTGGTACAACAACAACAGGGACGAGGGTGCGTATAAAAAGTACACCGAGATTATCAAATCCTGGTGCGATGCAAACGATTTCTTCGTTGAGAAAGAATCTTGcgtcattttttaatgaataactGACCATAAcagaaaagaaaatagaaaaaatgtgaaaaaaacaatgttaGATTTTATGTGTATAAATGTATAATAAAACTGTTCCTATTTCAAATGAAGATCATTCGtgtactttttcatcaactacTTCAGCACATCTACCTGTTAACTCTCTGAAGAGCGTCTTGTCTGCTTTTTTGGAATTCCCAAAGCTCCAaaatgcaaattgaaaattttaaatttaaaagccACGTAGATTCCAggaatcaatttcaaattttgaaaaaaaatgatggaaattttgtaatttggaggCAATGCCAGTTCCAgacatttatttaaaatatcgTAATTTGGGAACCATGCAAActctaattattttcaattttcaatagtttcaaggctgtttgaatttggaaaattgatttgaaattttataattttaaggCCACGtaagcttcaaaaatcaaattgaaatttcgtaaatttgGAAGCCATGGaccaaaaggcaaaaattttaaatccggAATACATACATCCGGTTAGAATAAAGTCCTGCAATAATATTCCAATAGGTATTGAATCATACTTCACAAAGCTTTATAACGCTACTGGCAAATTTGTGCATCATCaaaatcacatttcaaaaaattcttaccTAGTACTTTCGGTATTcgctgaaaaattataattttttcagacattCACAGTCAATCGTTACGTTAATTGCTCAGGCTGGCATACATAACACACTCAAGTTCATTAGTAACACGAATCGAAAATGAAACCAGACTGCAATTCTCGTTAAGACACACCAACAGTTAAACACTAGTTGAACACaacaattgatgaaaattgaaagcaggtgaaaaatgagcaaaataatttttttgatatgtgcTTTACAAGTCCTTGTAACATGTGAgagatttattgatttttttattcataacagatttgatttgatttataaCCTAACAACGCCTTCTATTCATTTCAGTACGAATTACCTCCGCAGGTCCATCAAGAACGGCTTCCTACATTTCTGATGATGAAgctgacgacgacgacaatCAATATCAATCATCACAAGAAGACAGTGAATTCGAAAGTGGTTCAGATTCCGACagcgaaaatgaaaatgaagctAATGAAGCTGAAGAAGAAAAAGGCAAGTATTCccacgagtacgagtattttatttcttctactcgtaggtacatcaTTGATTTTGACTCATACTTGTTGTTAAATGCACCACAGAGCCACCTCACTTCAACTGCATAATAATTGGTGATCAAGCATGCAATGCAACCTGCTCGACATTAGCTTTTTTGTACAACTCAAGTAGCCAAGGTACCTGTGATAAGTCTCACATTTGCCAATGCACATTGGAGAATAAACCTCTCGCCGCATTATGGAAcgataaattccaaaaaaataaaacttccaGACGTCTGCTACAAAAAATCACCGAGGATGAAGACCTCGAAAGCAACGTTTACGAAATACTCCAAAAATACCCTCGAACTGCTACCGATTCCATTCATGAACTCAAAGAAGAATATCCTGATACCAAGGAATACAATAAATTGAAACCAAATGGGCAATTCAACATGCCTGTGTCAAAATACATCGATCAAGATGGCCAACTAGATCGTAAATCGTTACGCAAGTATCTTTCAATCCGGATACATAAGTCTCTTAAAAAAGGAGATTACAAAATCGATAACTTGCATTACAAAACGAACATAGAAGCTTTTCTCGAAGACGATTCAATCCTGCCAGTGATCGTTAATGATACACATTTCGCCAAATTTCTTGCTAAGCTATTTCCCAAAGATAAGATCGAAGAAGTAACCAATGAAGATTTGAAAGCATTCGACGAAATATCAGATTTCGTTGAATCGGTAATCGTTG contains:
- the LOC135845264 gene encoding uncharacterized protein LOC135845264, translating into MSKIIFLICALQVLVTLRITSAGPSRTASYISDDEADDDDNQYQSSQEDSEFESGSDSDSENENEANEAEEEKEPPHFNCIIIGDQACNATCSTLAFLYNSSSQGTCDKSHICQCTLENKPLAALWNDKFQKNKTSRRLLQKITEDEDLESNVYEILQKYPRTATDSIHELKEEYPDTKEYNKLKPNGQFNMPVSKYIDQDGQLDRKSLRKYLSIRIHKSLKKGDYKIDNLHYKTNIEAFLEDDSILPVIVNDTHFAKFLAKLFPKDKIEEVTNEDLKAFDEISDFVESVIVEQFIKYLKDEKKSKKKQEKKSKKKNHKKSEKSDEKAAFAILFKDFNSINDYKMLNEHWSTKTTDVRLVKKKNGSIDLDWKNEKNGNQVVLSKQSDGTIKQTWQFGTKATIELEVGSNGSIKQSWKIGDKTYKYTKSDKKVNFSGDVNKKDLAIYKHKIRTWCEKNQKLFIANDCIIFNKA
- the LOC135843048 gene encoding uncharacterized protein LOC135843048 isoform X2; this translates as MKSFLLLTLLLGVIFVRTASANGSDNEGPVFPNLICTLFTTQGCNAGCGIVAKIYGNESTGYCNDQNICVCDPSENLTLDDLWDRKFDSKVVLPQVKLDSELSKQVFEILKASFMSSEETKAALESVLPTEYQNIRIKTKVPSTKIVQPERKFNKEEAKKYTTLKLRSFINKEFPKDIDYKKSLNEALENAPDELAFQHLVHDVRRTHNPILGKVVDEFLQLSQEDEQPMDEKEEDLEEFVDNHIINELIKATRAKAKSPGTPPAANSKGPSKPGQKSIKPPISQNSGGPRPPQNPPLFSSVTVDYTLPKSTINKTVIDNFRNPVDKTWTGPNYDVRFKRVSPSGDTQLWWRKDNDEVYLHRHADGAVDQNWNFGGKVFIGLYRDIDRTQIQSWEFDKTRLDYDRSPNGTPHRVWYNNNRDEGAYKKYTEIIKSWCDANDFFVEKESCVIF
- the LOC135843048 gene encoding uncharacterized protein LOC135843048 isoform X1 gives rise to the protein MKSFLLLTLLLGVIFVRTASANGSDNEGGGEEEEERGEEGDEEGEEEEGEEGEEEEAAQQGPVFPNLICTLFTTQGCNAGCGIVAKIYGNESTGYCNDQNICVCDPSENLTLDDLWDRKFDSKVVLPQVKLDSELSKQVFEILKASFMSSEETKAALESVLPTEYQNIRIKTKVPSTKIVQPERKFNKEEAKKYTTLKLRSFINKEFPKDIDYKKSLNEALENAPDELAFQHLVHDVRRTHNPILGKVVDEFLQLSQEDEQPMDEKEEDLEEFVDNHIINELIKATRAKAKSPGTPPAANSKGPSKPGQKSIKPPISQNSGGPRPPQNPPLFSSVTVDYTLPKSTINKTVIDNFRNPVDKTWTGPNYDVRFKRVSPSGDTQLWWRKDNDEVYLHRHADGAVDQNWNFGGKVFIGLYRDIDRTQIQSWEFDKTRLDYDRSPNGTPHRVWYNNNRDEGAYKKYTEIIKSWCDANDFFVEKESCVIF